Part of the Candidatus Chlorohelix allophototropha genome, CTGTTTCCGCTCGGTTTTCAGATATATATGTCTTTTACCGATTACGGTTTAAAGAACCTGAAGTACGATGCCCCGGCTGCCAACTGGGTTGGGCTGGATAACTATATCCATATCCTGAACGGGGACACTATTAAAAACGTTATTCCTTCCTTTGATTTCGTAGGGACTCTAACCTTCAACCTGTGGTGGGCGCTTTCTAACGTGATTTTTCACGTGGTAATAGGGGTTCTCATCGCGGTCTTACTGAATATTGAGGGGCTGTGGTTCAAGCGAATATATCGGGCGGTTTATATTCTACCGGTGGTTATTCCCGCCATCATTATAGCAACAGTCTGGAAAAAGATTTTTGATACCGATACCGGTGTCTTTAATATTCTGCTCGGTTTCTTTTTAGGCCCAATAGGGCTGGCTAAAAATGTCAATGGAGTAAGCATCGTAAATATCCCTTGGCTGGAAAATTCACAGGGCGATTTCATGTGGCTTCCGGTTGCTTACTACGCGCTTTTATTTACGAATATCTGGTTGGGATGGCCGCTTAACTCGGTGGTGGCAACAGGCGCACTTCAGAGTATTCCCAAAGACCTTTATGAGGCAGCGACTGTAGATGGCGCGAGTGGTAGCCAACAGTTTTTCAATATTACAGTACCGATGTTGCGGGTTGCAATGATACCTTTTGCAGTGTACGGTTTCATTACCACCTTTAACCTGTTCCATCTCTCTTACTTTATGTCGGAAGGTCGTCCCTTTGGGCGTACCGAATTGCTGGTGACGCAAGCCTTTAAGCTGGTTAATGTTAATCAGCTATACGGCATCGGCGCGGCTTTTGCTATCTATATGTTCTTTATTCTGCTGACAATCAGCCTGATTACCACCAGAATAACCAAAGCAACCGCATCGGCAGATTAGAAGGGAGTATGAACAATGACAGTTGACGCTACAGCCGTACAGACAAAAGCCGTTACAAGCGCAGAAATTAAAATGAAGGGCGCAATTGGTCGCCCACTCAAATGGTATAAGCAATTACTTTATCAGGCTTTGTGCCTTTTTGTTGCCTTTACCGTACTATTCCCAATTGCATGGGTGGTAAGCCAATCAATTAGCACCTCAAAACGTATAACCGGGTTTTTACCGGAAGGCGCGATTACATTTGAGGCATATCAGAAAGTGCTGGATAAGCCTACTACCAACCCTATCTCTTTTATTGAGCTAACCTTCAACAGCTTCAAGCTAGCGGCAGGCGCTTCTTTTGCATCAGTCTTGCTAGGGGTCAGCGCCGCCTACGCCTTTTCCCGCTTTAAGTTTCCCGGACGCAGTGTTGTGTTTTTGGCAATATTGGCAGTATTGATGCTTCCTTCGGTAGCCACTATTGCGCCGCTTTTCGCCTTTATGAACCGGATACAAGTCGGCGAGTTTAATCTGCGCAACTCTCTGTGGGGGGTTGGTCTAGCTATTACTTCCGGTCTTTTGCCTTTTGCCACATGGAACCTCAAAGGCTTTCTGGATACTATTCCAAAAGACCTTGAGGAAGCTGGCATGATTGATGGCGCAAACCGCAACCAGATTTTTTTCCAGATAATTCTGCCACTCTCGACTCCGGCGCTGGCAGTAACCGCCCTGTTTGGTTTTATCGGTGGCTGGACTGAATTCTATTTTTCATGGCAGTTTCTCACCAACCCGAAAGATTTTACGCTGGCAATGGCACTTTCGCAGATGTCAGGACAATATGCTCGTTCCACACCGTGGGATCAATTCTGCGCTTTCGCCTTATTGGTGGCTTTGCCCGTTTCGATAGTTTATCTAGCTCTGCAACGCTATATTGTATCCGGTTTAACTGCCGGAGGCGTTAAAGGCTAATCTGATAGAAACAAGCCCTAGACCTAAAAAACCCCGTTTCTTGAACCGAAGCGGGGTTTTTATTTGCAAATTACTCAAAAACGGCAAAAACGGGAGTGTGATCGGAAGGACGTTCCCAACTGCGCGGTTCTGGGTCTATCTCAGAAGCACGGCAACTTTGCAGCAAGCTCTCGCTCACCAAAATATGGTCAATCCGCAACCCCAGATTGCGCCGAAACGAGTTTTCGCGATAATCCCACCACGAATACGCCACTTTATCCGGGTTCAATGTGCGGAAAGAGTCATACAAACCCCAAGTTTTCAAACTCTCCAGCGCGTCACGCTCAGGTTGGCTGACAAGAATTTTCCCTTCGCGTGCCTTGGGGTCATGCACATCCACAGAGGCAGGCGCAACGTTAAAATCTCCGAGAATTGCCAGCTTTTGCGCCGGATTCCAGTGAGAAATTAAATCTTCCCGAAGCTTTGTGAACCAATCCAGCTTATAAGCAAATTTCTCACTGCCTACTTCCTGCCCGTTTGGAACATATACATTAATTACCCGCACCCCGGCGACAGTAGCCGCAACTAAACGGCGTGAAGGATCAGTGGTATCACCGGGAAAGCCGATTTGCAAATCGGCTACTTGCTCTGCCAGCGAAGTTTTAACCAGCAATGCCACGCCATTATAGCCCGGTTGACCAAACACAAAACTGCTATATCCGGTTGGCGCAATCGCCGCTACGGGAAATTTATCATCGGTGCATTTAATTTCCTGCAAGCACAGCACATCGGGTTGGCGCGATTCGAGCCAACGCACGAGATGTGGAAGCCGGATATTTACAGAATTGACGTTCCAACTAGCCAGTGTTAGTTTCAAATTTACCTCTATGTAATACCACTCTAACGATTCGGTTTATTGACGCTAATTAAATTTTACAACCTAATTTGCCCCTTAAAATATAGTGAGCAATATTATATCTCAAATACATCTTATAATAGCGATCGGGCGGACAATTCTAATACATGGTAAACCTTGAAGCTTCGGAAATAGCAAGCGACAATCTACTTTCTCCCCTGCAACTTCTAATGGAAACGCGCCGCGAACAAGCCCGGCAACTTCTGCAAGAGTGGGGAAATCACTCCCTTTCCTACCTAATGCTAAACCCTGATAACCGTTTGTTTTTTGAGAGTACCGGGCAGGCTTTTGTAGCCTATCGGGTAAATTTCGGCGCAGCAATTACGGTAGGCGACCCAACCGGACAAC contains:
- a CDS encoding carbohydrate ABC transporter permease, which produces MAIKNVSAVPKAERASFWVRSRDTRTAYMYILPAVLVMAVITLFPLGFQIYMSFTDYGLKNLKYDAPAANWVGLDNYIHILNGDTIKNVIPSFDFVGTLTFNLWWALSNVIFHVVIGVLIAVLLNIEGLWFKRIYRAVYILPVVIPAIIIATVWKKIFDTDTGVFNILLGFFLGPIGLAKNVNGVSIVNIPWLENSQGDFMWLPVAYYALLFTNIWLGWPLNSVVATGALQSIPKDLYEAATVDGASGSQQFFNITVPMLRVAMIPFAVYGFITTFNLFHLSYFMSEGRPFGRTELLVTQAFKLVNVNQLYGIGAAFAIYMFFILLTISLITTRITKATASAD
- a CDS encoding sugar ABC transporter permease codes for the protein MTVDATAVQTKAVTSAEIKMKGAIGRPLKWYKQLLYQALCLFVAFTVLFPIAWVVSQSISTSKRITGFLPEGAITFEAYQKVLDKPTTNPISFIELTFNSFKLAAGASFASVLLGVSAAYAFSRFKFPGRSVVFLAILAVLMLPSVATIAPLFAFMNRIQVGEFNLRNSLWGVGLAITSGLLPFATWNLKGFLDTIPKDLEEAGMIDGANRNQIFFQIILPLSTPALAVTALFGFIGGWTEFYFSWQFLTNPKDFTLAMALSQMSGQYARSTPWDQFCAFALLVALPVSIVYLALQRYIVSGLTAGGVKG
- the xth gene encoding exodeoxyribonuclease III, with amino-acid sequence MKLTLASWNVNSVNIRLPHLVRWLESRQPDVLCLQEIKCTDDKFPVAAIAPTGYSSFVFGQPGYNGVALLVKTSLAEQVADLQIGFPGDTTDPSRRLVAATVAGVRVINVYVPNGQEVGSEKFAYKLDWFTKLREDLISHWNPAQKLAILGDFNVAPASVDVHDPKAREGKILVSQPERDALESLKTWGLYDSFRTLNPDKVAYSWWDYRENSFRRNLGLRIDHILVSESLLQSCRASEIDPEPRSWERPSDHTPVFAVFE